One Acidobacteriota bacterium DNA segment encodes these proteins:
- a CDS encoding hydroxyacid dehydrogenase → MKVLVADKFEKSGLDGLKALGCEVVYNPDLKNDALTAAVAESKAVVVIVRSTKITAAMMDAGQISLIVRAGAGYDNVDVQAASARGIYVANCPGKNSLAVAELAFGLILALDRRIPDNVIDLRAGKWNKKEYSRARGLHGRRLGIIGFGNIGQEMARRAQAFGMHIAIWSEIGVEVDRSGMPVDMPLLVRLRPSSGYPVEPFAEVCETPEEVAEKSDILTVHVAANDRTRRMINANVLNRLKPGSFFLNTARGEVVDYAALATAVKERDLRVALDVYDKEPAAAQADFDDPIVKLPNVYGTHHIGASTDQAQEAIAEETVRIIRTYLETGRVLNVVNLSRQTPASHVMVVRHRDEPGVLAHVFDVLRDSHVNVQETENIIFTGARAAVARINLDGHPTDDQLRRIRTGNPNIFDVQVVPLGAPAASYQLARSLSTW, encoded by the coding sequence ATGAAGGTCCTCGTCGCAGACAAGTTCGAGAAATCCGGCCTCGACGGCCTGAAAGCCCTGGGCTGCGAGGTCGTGTACAACCCCGACCTCAAGAATGACGCGTTGACGGCTGCCGTTGCCGAGAGCAAGGCGGTGGTCGTGATCGTCCGCAGCACGAAGATCACCGCCGCCATGATGGACGCCGGCCAGATCTCGCTGATCGTCCGCGCGGGGGCGGGCTATGACAACGTGGACGTGCAGGCGGCATCGGCGCGCGGCATCTACGTGGCGAACTGCCCGGGCAAGAACTCACTCGCGGTGGCGGAACTGGCATTCGGGCTGATCCTCGCCCTCGACCGCCGCATCCCCGACAACGTGATCGACCTGCGCGCCGGCAAGTGGAACAAGAAGGAGTACTCCAGGGCGCGCGGGCTGCACGGGCGCAGGCTCGGCATCATCGGGTTTGGCAACATCGGCCAGGAGATGGCGCGCCGCGCCCAGGCGTTCGGGATGCACATCGCGATCTGGAGCGAGATCGGCGTCGAGGTCGATCGCTCCGGCATGCCGGTCGACATGCCGCTGCTCGTCCGGCTGCGCCCGTCCTCCGGGTACCCGGTGGAGCCGTTCGCCGAGGTCTGCGAGACGCCGGAGGAAGTGGCGGAGAAGAGCGACATCCTCACGGTGCACGTCGCGGCGAACGATCGCACGCGCCGGATGATCAACGCCAACGTGCTGAACCGCCTCAAACCGGGGTCGTTTTTCCTGAACACCGCGCGCGGCGAGGTGGTGGACTACGCGGCGCTCGCCACCGCGGTCAAGGAGCGCGACCTGCGCGTCGCGCTCGACGTCTACGACAAGGAGCCCGCGGCGGCGCAGGCCGACTTCGACGATCCGATCGTCAAGCTGCCCAACGTCTACGGCACGCACCACATCGGCGCGTCCACCGACCAGGCGCAGGAGGCGATCGCCGAAGAGACGGTGCGGATCATCCGGACGTACCTCGAGACCGGCCGCGTGCTGAACGTCGTGAACCTGTCGCGGCAGACACCGGCGAGCCACGTGATGGTGGTGCGCCACCGCGACGAGCCGGGCGTGCTCGCCCACGTCTTCGACGTCCTGCGGGACAGCCACGTCAACGTGCAGGAGACGGAGAACATCATCTTCACGGGAGCGCGGGCAGCCGTCGCCAGGATCAACCTGGACGGCCACCCGACCGACGATCAGCTGCGTCGCATCAGGACCGGCAACCCGAACATCTTCGACGTGCAGG
- a CDS encoding PD40 domain-containing protein, protein MSDACAEFCARWRGSDLAEGARLLRSVLPPRVPGALQLVLARAQGELDVPRFATPEEFRAAVRRFMLHSTSLVDISDVRRARREARITLERLAHDTALPRYVLRQLEWGDFRRWHHEGWTRRVCDAYATAAGLDPARVLAIVEAERARQIDAPDAALAPAVPRARRRAGRLAAAAAVFTAGVIAGGLAVDRLHSTPVAPPRRAATAIPPPAPGSTASDVAPRGASGETDLPVRESSAPVPAGAVPVQPRPSPPEASADNTARRQPEPSRSLRKASVTGLPSFSPAFSSAGSAVFYHRDEGAGTALLKAETDASTGDLRVISLLQDGARNYHVKPSPDGSRIAFDSDRDGERGVYVANADGSEVRRVSGPGLAAVPSWSPDGTRLAFVRGEAATAGRVWNLWVLDLASNASVRLTSYRYGQPWGASWFPDGRRLAYSHEDRLTVLDLATGARRLYQSPRAGRVVRTPAVSPDGRHIAFQVLRDGAWLLDLTDGSMQRILADPTAEEFAWDATGRRLAFHSRRSGSWSVWIMSRPADPAS, encoded by the coding sequence GTGTCCGATGCGTGCGCGGAGTTCTGTGCCCGCTGGCGCGGCAGCGACCTCGCCGAAGGCGCGCGCCTGCTGCGCAGCGTGTTGCCGCCCCGCGTCCCCGGCGCGCTCCAGCTCGTTCTCGCGCGCGCGCAGGGGGAGCTCGACGTACCACGGTTCGCCACCCCCGAGGAGTTTCGCGCCGCCGTCCGGCGTTTCATGCTTCACTCAACCAGCCTCGTGGATATCTCAGACGTGCGCCGCGCGCGTCGCGAGGCGCGGATCACGCTCGAGCGGCTGGCGCACGACACCGCGCTGCCGCGGTACGTGCTGCGTCAGCTCGAGTGGGGAGACTTCCGCCGGTGGCACCATGAAGGTTGGACCCGTCGCGTATGCGACGCGTACGCGACGGCCGCCGGGCTCGACCCCGCGCGCGTGCTCGCCATCGTCGAGGCGGAGCGCGCGCGCCAGATCGATGCGCCGGACGCCGCACTCGCGCCGGCGGTCCCGCGGGCGCGCCGTCGAGCGGGCCGTCTCGCCGCCGCGGCCGCCGTCTTCACGGCGGGTGTGATCGCCGGCGGCCTCGCGGTCGATCGCCTGCACAGCACGCCGGTCGCGCCGCCGCGCCGGGCCGCCACCGCGATTCCGCCGCCCGCTCCAGGTTCCACGGCGTCGGATGTGGCGCCGCGAGGAGCGAGCGGCGAGACCGATTTGCCCGTGCGCGAATCGTCCGCACCGGTGCCGGCCGGCGCCGTGCCGGTGCAGCCCCGGCCGTCGCCGCCCGAAGCGTCCGCCGACAACACGGCGCGACGCCAGCCGGAACCTTCGCGGAGCCTGCGCAAGGCGAGCGTGACAGGGTTGCCGAGTTTCTCTCCCGCGTTCTCGAGCGCAGGCAGCGCCGTCTTCTATCATCGCGACGAGGGGGCCGGGACCGCGCTGCTCAAGGCCGAGACCGACGCCTCCACCGGCGACCTGCGCGTGATCAGCCTCCTGCAGGACGGCGCGCGGAACTATCACGTGAAGCCCTCGCCGGATGGCTCGCGTATCGCCTTCGACTCGGATCGCGACGGCGAGCGCGGTGTCTATGTTGCGAACGCGGATGGATCCGAGGTCCGGCGCGTCAGCGGGCCGGGATTGGCCGCGGTGCCGAGCTGGTCTCCCGATGGAACCCGGCTCGCGTTCGTTCGCGGCGAGGCGGCCACGGCGGGTCGCGTGTGGAACCTGTGGGTGCTCGACCTCGCGTCGAACGCGAGCGTCCGCCTGACCTCCTACCGTTACGGGCAGCCGTGGGGCGCGTCGTGGTTTCCCGACGGCCGCAGGCTCGCGTACAGTCACGAGGATCGGTTGACCGTGCTGGACCTGGCCACCGGTGCGCGGCGCTTGTACCAGTCACCACGCGCGGGGCGTGTCGTGCGAACGCCCGCCGTGTCCCCCGACGGACGTCACATCGCCTTCCAGGTGCTGCGTGACGGCGCGTGGCTGCTCGATCTGACGGATGGATCGATGCAGCGTATCCTCGCCGATCCGACCGCCGAGGAGTTTGCGTGGGACGCCACGGGTCGCCGGCTCGCGTTCCACAGCCGCCGATCCGGTTCCTGGTCGGTGTGGATCATGTCGCGCCCCGCCGATCCGGCGTCATGA
- a CDS encoding DUF1015 domain-containing protein, with translation MALIRPFRALRPAPEVAPRVASVPYDVVSTEEARALAHGNPLSFLHVTRSEIDLPPDTDPYSPEVYEQAVRNLEELKRSAPLLIEAEPALYLYRLRMGTHEQTGLAAAYSVDEYDRDLIKKHERTRRDKEDDRTRHITQTRAQTGVVFLTYLASAPVNGIAARVTATPPLYDFTAGDGIRHTVWKVTGAEMNGLVQAFAQIPVLYIADGHHRAASAARVRSAIKGADTFLAVAFPDDQMQILPYNRVVKDLAGNTPDGFLKKLNAVVPVKDGRPSPPRPGLVEMYLAGTWHELDLWNVRPAATTDRAETLDVSVLQHKVIEPLLNIRDVRTDKRIDFVGGARGAGALQRLVDEGKAAVAFSMHPVTVEDLIAIADEGGIMPPKSTWFEPKLRDGLIVNLI, from the coding sequence ATGGCCCTCATACGTCCCTTCAGGGCGCTGCGTCCCGCGCCCGAAGTGGCCCCGCGTGTTGCGTCGGTCCCCTATGACGTCGTCAGTACGGAAGAAGCGCGCGCGCTGGCCCACGGCAACCCCTTGAGTTTTCTCCATGTGACACGCTCCGAGATCGATCTGCCGCCCGACACCGATCCATATTCACCAGAGGTGTACGAGCAGGCGGTCCGCAATCTCGAGGAGCTCAAACGGTCGGCGCCGCTGCTCATCGAAGCGGAACCGGCGCTCTACCTCTATCGCCTTCGCATGGGCACGCACGAGCAGACCGGGCTCGCCGCCGCCTATTCGGTGGACGAGTACGACCGCGACCTGATTAAGAAGCACGAGCGCACACGCCGCGACAAGGAAGACGATCGCACGCGCCACATCACGCAGACGCGGGCCCAGACGGGCGTGGTGTTCCTGACTTACCTCGCGTCCGCCCCCGTGAACGGCATCGCCGCCCGGGTGACCGCCACCCCGCCGCTCTACGACTTCACCGCCGGCGACGGGATCCGGCACACCGTGTGGAAGGTGACCGGCGCGGAGATGAACGGCCTGGTGCAGGCCTTTGCGCAGATTCCCGTGCTGTACATCGCCGACGGGCATCATCGCGCCGCAAGCGCCGCGCGCGTCCGGTCGGCAATCAAGGGCGCGGACACGTTTCTCGCGGTCGCGTTCCCAGACGATCAGATGCAAATCCTGCCGTACAACCGCGTGGTGAAGGACCTGGCCGGGAACACGCCCGACGGCTTCCTGAAGAAGCTGAACGCGGTCGTGCCGGTGAAGGACGGGCGCCCGTCGCCGCCGCGGCCCGGGCTCGTCGAAATGTACCTGGCGGGGACGTGGCACGAGCTGGATCTGTGGAACGTCCGCCCGGCGGCGACGACCGATCGTGCCGAGACGCTCGACGTCAGTGTCCTCCAGCACAAGGTGATCGAGCCGCTGCTGAATATCCGTGACGTGCGGACGGACAAGCGGATCGATTTCGTCGGCGGCGCGCGCGGCGCCGGCGCGCTGCAGCGGCTGGTGGACGAAGGCAAGGCCGCTGTGGCGTTCTCGATGCACCCGGTGACGGTCGAAGATCTCATCGCCATCGCGGACGAGGGGGGCATCATGCCGCCCAAGTCCACGTGGTTCGAGCCGAAGCTCCGGGACGGCCTCATCGTCAACCTGATTTGA
- a CDS encoding M20/M25/M40 family metallo-hydrolase, translating into MAIALTGAIAMPTGAQQAQENVDYDAIYRIKEEGFQRSKVMEITSYLTDVHGPRLTNSPNYKAAADYAVKKLNEWGLANVTLEPWGPFGPGWSNELTAIRAVSPQNYPIIGYSKAWGGGTSGPVSGEAVVVKMDPNDRELKGLEEHRGKLRGKIVLLGEPRELKPIFEPAANRFTERQLEEMTTENDNRPRPAAYNEAVRRQFMEITRKRMQFFKNEGVVAVLDEGRNGDGGTVFLGGVNPRDPKDPNYVAIPQLTIAAEHYGRIARTLDKKIPVTLELNIRNTFHEADPNSFTIVGEIPGTDKADEVVMIGAHFDSWHAGTGATDNAAGSAVMMEVMRILKSAGLKPRRTIRIALWSGEEQGLLGSRAYVKQHYADRETMQLKPEHAKFAGYFNVDNGTGTIRGVYLQGNEAIAPIFSAWMAPFKNLGMTTLTVRDTSGTDHLAFDAVGLPGFQFIQDEVEYDTRTHHSNMDVYERIQPSDMMNNAVIVASFAYHAAMRDEKLPRKPLPKPAPPQRTTTP; encoded by the coding sequence ATGGCGATTGCGCTGACCGGCGCGATCGCGATGCCGACCGGCGCGCAGCAGGCGCAGGAAAACGTTGATTACGACGCCATCTATCGCATCAAGGAAGAGGGATTCCAGCGCTCGAAGGTGATGGAGATCACCAGCTATCTCACCGACGTGCACGGGCCACGCCTGACCAACTCGCCGAACTACAAGGCGGCGGCCGACTACGCGGTGAAGAAGCTGAACGAGTGGGGCCTGGCCAACGTGACGCTCGAGCCGTGGGGCCCGTTCGGCCCCGGCTGGTCGAACGAACTCACCGCCATCCGCGCCGTGTCGCCGCAGAATTACCCGATCATCGGGTACTCAAAGGCGTGGGGCGGCGGCACCAGCGGTCCGGTCTCCGGCGAGGCGGTCGTCGTGAAGATGGACCCGAACGACCGCGAGCTGAAGGGCCTCGAGGAGCATCGCGGCAAGCTCCGCGGAAAGATCGTCCTGCTCGGGGAGCCACGCGAGCTGAAGCCGATTTTCGAGCCGGCCGCGAATCGGTTCACCGAGCGGCAGCTCGAGGAGATGACAACCGAGAACGACAACCGTCCGCGCCCCGCCGCCTACAACGAGGCGGTGCGTCGCCAGTTCATGGAAATCACCCGCAAGCGCATGCAATTCTTCAAGAACGAAGGGGTGGTTGCCGTGCTCGACGAGGGGCGGAACGGCGACGGCGGCACGGTGTTTCTGGGCGGCGTGAACCCGCGCGACCCGAAGGATCCCAATTACGTCGCCATCCCGCAGCTCACGATCGCGGCGGAGCATTACGGCCGCATCGCCCGGACGCTCGACAAGAAGATTCCGGTGACGCTCGAGCTCAACATCAGGAACACGTTCCACGAGGCCGACCCGAATTCCTTCACGATCGTCGGCGAGATTCCGGGCACGGACAAGGCCGATGAAGTCGTGATGATCGGCGCGCACTTCGACTCGTGGCACGCCGGCACCGGTGCGACCGACAACGCGGCCGGCTCGGCGGTGATGATGGAGGTGATGCGCATCCTGAAATCAGCGGGTCTCAAGCCGCGCCGCACGATCCGCATCGCCCTCTGGTCTGGCGAGGAACAGGGACTGCTCGGCTCGCGCGCCTACGTCAAACAGCACTACGCCGACCGCGAGACGATGCAGCTCAAGCCGGAACACGCGAAGTTCGCCGGATACTTCAACGTGGACAACGGCACCGGAACGATCCGCGGCGTGTACCTCCAGGGCAACGAGGCGATCGCGCCGATTTTCTCCGCGTGGATGGCGCCGTTCAAGAACCTCGGGATGACGACGCTCACCGTCCGCGACACGAGCGGCACCGATCACCTCGCGTTCGATGCCGTGGGGCTCCCCGGCTTCCAGTTCATCCAGGACGAGGTGGAGTACGACACGCGCACGCACCACTCCAACATGGACGTCTACGAGCGCATCCAGCCTTCCGACATGATGAACAACGCCGTCATCGTCGCCTCCTTTGCGTATCACGCCGCGATGCGCGACGAGAAACTGCCTCGCAAACCGCTGCCGAAGCCGGCGCCGCCGCAGCGCACGACGACGCCGTAG
- a CDS encoding M23 family metallopeptidase has product MCLAAFACLTACERAPEPAPAGRGDIVLVPDTQTFEARVTPNATLEAIFRTHQLRADVAVAAIEAVRTVLSPRILRADQPYRLVRTVDGLLRRFEYRIDADRFLQVSNVDRDQPNRFDVQVIAYEKTTEVAAIHADIDKEHPSLVAAIDAAGGKVQLAIGLAEVFAGDVDFESDLQPGDSVELLFEKIFREGEFAGYGNLLAARLKNDGRDLHAYRFVQNGKAGYYDERGRSLRRVFLRSPLKFEARVTSGFSYRRLHPVHRSYRAHLAVDYGAPHGAPVVAVASGIAVSAGYSGGSGLMVRLRHPNGFESYYLHLSSLGKGVRAGTKVEQGQLIGRVGSTGTATGPHLDYRLKRNGAFVNPLTIHRRMPPGEPIAGGARAAFAAERERMMRELSTTLLARASEPRARDAVKAAQ; this is encoded by the coding sequence GTGTGTCTTGCTGCGTTCGCCTGTCTCACCGCCTGCGAGCGCGCGCCCGAACCCGCACCGGCCGGCCGCGGCGACATCGTGCTCGTGCCCGACACCCAGACGTTCGAGGCGCGCGTCACGCCGAACGCGACGCTCGAGGCGATCTTTCGCACGCACCAGCTCCGTGCCGACGTTGCGGTCGCGGCGATCGAGGCCGTGCGCACCGTGTTGAGCCCGCGTATCCTGCGCGCCGACCAGCCGTACCGGCTCGTGCGGACGGTCGACGGCCTGCTGCGCCGCTTCGAGTACCGGATCGACGCGGATCGGTTTCTCCAGGTCTCCAACGTCGATCGCGATCAGCCGAATCGCTTCGACGTCCAGGTGATCGCGTACGAGAAGACCACCGAGGTTGCCGCGATTCACGCCGACATCGACAAGGAGCACCCGTCGCTCGTGGCCGCGATCGACGCGGCCGGCGGGAAGGTCCAGCTCGCGATTGGGCTCGCCGAGGTGTTCGCCGGCGACGTGGACTTCGAGAGCGATCTCCAGCCGGGCGACAGCGTCGAACTGCTGTTCGAGAAGATCTTCCGCGAGGGGGAATTTGCCGGTTACGGCAACCTGCTCGCCGCGCGGCTCAAGAACGATGGCCGCGATCTGCACGCCTACCGCTTCGTGCAGAACGGGAAGGCGGGCTACTACGACGAACGCGGGCGCTCGCTCCGGCGCGTCTTTCTCAGGTCACCGCTGAAGTTCGAAGCGCGTGTCACGTCAGGGTTCTCGTACCGCCGCCTGCACCCCGTGCACCGCAGCTATCGCGCGCACCTGGCGGTGGACTACGGCGCGCCGCACGGCGCGCCGGTCGTGGCGGTGGCATCGGGCATCGCCGTCTCGGCCGGGTACAGCGGCGGATCGGGGCTGATGGTCCGGCTGCGCCATCCGAACGGATTCGAGAGCTATTACCTTCACCTCTCGTCGCTCGGGAAGGGTGTCCGCGCCGGCACGAAAGTCGAGCAGGGACAACTGATCGGCCGCGTGGGGTCGACCGGCACCGCCACCGGTCCACACCTTGACTACCGCCTCAAGCGAAACGGCGCGTTCGTCAACCCGCTCACGATCCACCGGCGGATGCCTCCCGGCGAGCCGATCGCGGGCGGCGCGCGCGCCGCATTCGCCGCCGAGCGCGAGCGCATGATGCGCGAGCTCTCGACGACGCTCCTCGCGCGCGCCTCCGAGCCGCGCGCGCGCGACGCCGTCAAGGCCGCGCAGTAA
- a CDS encoding PEGA domain-containing protein, translating into MDPAQAEPRALDAPEFVDGLGERTLLADAASGDTVEVLHLRTALTSVPSFEFALRERTARLANFRQNAFARVRRVDRTATGLSVVADHVGGFRLAQMLRIAEDRGLAVDTNAALSLIQQLLPAIVLLHENARDVAHGAIGPDRLIVTPHARLVVADYVLGSALEQLQLSHDRLWRDYRIPMPPSAGAPRFDHRADVMQAGVTSLSLILGRTLHEDEFGRINDLLAESTEASAGGARQPLSQGLRGWLARALQLDPRRPFLSAREAQMGLDQILAADARYVASAVAVEAFMSRCVDAIIELQTPEEPPAPAPALPLAAVAPVEPPQVEAPPAAPPHVAPSPVAPSHVAPSHVAPSHVAREEPLDLDALQASFGAPGPIAEEPEEPMVPLIDMPRESRGTSRGLRIAIVLVVLVAIGAAGVFGARTYMSAPAAAPPAAETGTLIVQSSPAGVDVVVDGQARGVTPVRLTLKAGAHILELRGKGLPRVMPVTMAAGATMSQFVEFAEAVVPSTGQLDVRSDPPGARVTVDGQAAGTAPTIGQNLAPGEHRIVLEHEGATVQHTVIVEAGMTASLVAPLGAAVTGPASGWVAVTAPFSMQIFEQGRLIGSTETDRIMVPAGRHSLELVNETLGYRVTRVVQVQPGKTAAVGIELPNGNVNLNALPWAEVWIDDRRVGETPIGNLSLPIGPHEVVFRHPQFGEKRQAISVTPSAPVRVSVDMRK; encoded by the coding sequence ATGGACCCGGCCCAGGCAGAGCCGCGCGCGCTGGATGCGCCCGAGTTCGTCGACGGACTCGGCGAACGCACCCTGCTGGCCGATGCGGCCAGCGGTGACACCGTCGAGGTGCTTCACCTGCGCACGGCGCTGACCAGCGTGCCGTCCTTCGAGTTCGCGCTGCGCGAGCGCACGGCGCGCCTGGCGAATTTCCGCCAGAACGCGTTTGCCCGCGTGCGGCGCGTGGATCGCACCGCGACGGGCTTGTCGGTGGTCGCCGATCATGTCGGCGGCTTTCGTCTCGCGCAGATGCTGCGCATCGCCGAAGACCGTGGCCTCGCGGTGGACACCAACGCGGCGCTGTCGCTGATCCAGCAGCTGCTGCCGGCGATCGTGCTGCTGCACGAGAACGCGCGCGATGTGGCGCACGGCGCGATCGGGCCCGACCGGCTGATCGTCACGCCGCACGCCCGGCTGGTGGTGGCCGACTACGTGCTCGGCTCCGCGCTCGAACAGCTACAACTTTCGCACGACCGCCTCTGGCGGGACTACCGGATTCCGATGCCCCCGTCGGCCGGGGCGCCGCGCTTCGATCATCGCGCCGACGTGATGCAGGCAGGCGTCACGTCGCTGTCGCTGATCCTGGGGCGCACGCTCCACGAGGACGAGTTCGGGCGCATCAACGACCTGCTGGCGGAGTCCACCGAGGCTTCGGCCGGCGGCGCGCGCCAGCCGCTTTCGCAGGGGCTCCGCGGATGGCTGGCGCGCGCACTTCAGCTCGACCCGCGACGCCCGTTCCTTTCGGCGCGCGAGGCGCAGATGGGGCTGGACCAGATTCTCGCGGCCGATGCGCGCTACGTGGCCTCGGCCGTGGCGGTCGAAGCGTTCATGTCGCGCTGCGTGGACGCCATCATCGAGCTGCAGACGCCGGAGGAACCGCCGGCGCCCGCCCCCGCGCTGCCCCTGGCAGCGGTGGCACCCGTCGAGCCGCCCCAGGTCGAAGCGCCTCCCGCCGCGCCACCGCACGTGGCCCCGTCACCCGTCGCACCGTCGCACGTGGCACCGTCGCACGTGGCACCGTCGCACGTGGCACGTGAAGAGCCCCTCGATCTCGACGCGCTGCAGGCGTCATTTGGCGCTCCCGGTCCGATCGCTGAGGAGCCGGAGGAGCCGATGGTGCCGCTGATCGACATGCCGAGAGAGTCGCGCGGAACCTCGCGCGGACTCCGCATCGCGATCGTGCTGGTGGTGCTTGTCGCAATCGGCGCCGCCGGTGTGTTTGGCGCACGCACGTACATGTCCGCTCCGGCGGCGGCGCCCCCTGCGGCGGAGACCGGCACGCTCATCGTGCAGTCCTCTCCCGCGGGCGTGGACGTCGTGGTCGACGGCCAGGCACGCGGCGTGACGCCGGTGCGCCTGACGCTCAAGGCGGGGGCGCATATCCTCGAGCTGCGCGGAAAGGGGTTGCCGCGCGTGATGCCGGTCACGATGGCCGCCGGCGCGACGATGTCGCAGTTTGTCGAGTTTGCCGAGGCGGTGGTTCCCTCCACCGGCCAGCTTGACGTGCGCTCCGACCCGCCGGGCGCGCGCGTGACCGTGGACGGGCAAGCCGCCGGCACCGCGCCGACCATCGGCCAGAATCTGGCTCCCGGCGAGCACCGCATCGTGCTCGAGCACGAGGGAGCCACGGTGCAGCACACCGTCATCGTCGAGGCGGGCATGACGGCGTCGCTCGTCGCGCCGCTCGGGGCCGCGGTCACGGGACCCGCCTCCGGCTGGGTCGCGGTCACCGCGCCCTTCTCGATGCAGATCTTCGAGCAGGGCCGGCTGATTGGCTCGACCGAGACCGACCGCATCATGGTCCCCGCCGGCCGTCACAGTCTGGAGCTTGTGAACGAGACGCTCGGTTACCGCGTCACGCGCGTCGTGCAGGTGCAGCCCGGGAAGACCGCGGCCGTCGGAATCGAACTGCCGAATGGCAACGTCAACCTGAACGCGCTGCCCTGGGCTGAGGTGTGGATCGACGACCGCCGCGTCGGCGAGACGCCAATCGGCAACCTGTCGCTGCCCATCGGGCCTCACGAAGTGGTGTTCAGGCACCCGCAGTTCGGCGAGAAGCGGCAGGCGATTTCGGTCACGCCGTCGGCGCCCGTGCGCGTCAGCGTTGACATGCGGAAGTAG